One region of Brassica napus cultivar Da-Ae chromosome A10, Da-Ae, whole genome shotgun sequence genomic DNA includes:
- the LOC106393543 gene encoding glutathione S-transferase T3-like: MSGYRHLLYSQIPVDLESPEPFWLGSQAPDDSPSEISPECPSQIPPECPSQVPGQSRRQVPGQSRRQVPEESVKTFPDRRKYTPKEDRILIGAWLNTSKDPLVGNEQRAVAFWKRIVDYYNASPQLVGEVPREVTSCKQRWSRINHEVSRFTGCYNQALREQRSGQNDDDVIKAAYDIFFTKYDTKFTLDHCWRELRHEQKWASTYMAKDGGKEKRRPVVDLDGPEENVVGEDEDRPVGVKAAKGASKKKKSGRDEELSKLQGVLELKEKLSRNKVLDRLLAKKEPLSEIETTLKMKLMSEML, translated from the coding sequence ATGTCGGGTTATAGACACCTTCTGTACAGTCAAATCCCAGTAGATCTTGAATCACCCGAGCCTTTTTGGCTCGGGTCTCAAGCTCCTGATGATTCTCCTAGCGAAATCTCTCCTGAGTGTCCTAGCCAAATCCCTCCTGAGTGTCCTAGTCAAGTCCCTGGTCAGTCTCGTAGGCAAGTCCCTGGTCAGTCTCGTAGGCAAGTCCCTGAGGAGTCTGTTAAGACCTTTCCAGATAGAAGGAAATATACACCCAAAGAGGATAGGATCCTTATTGGTGCTTGGCTTAACACCAGTAAGGACCCTCTCGTAGGCAACGAGCAGAGAGCTGTTGCTTTCTGGAAGCGTATTGTAGACTACTACAACGCCAGCCCTCAGCTCGTTGGGGAAGTACCGCGGGAGGTTACTTCTTGTAAGCAGAGGTGGTCTAGGATCAATCATGAAGTATCCAGATTCACTGGTTGCTACAACCAGGCGCTGAGGGAGCAGAGAAGCGGccaaaatgatgatgatgtgatCAAAGCTGCTTACGACATATTCTTCACCAAGTACGATACCAAGTTCACACTCGATCACTGCTGGAGAGAGCTCAGGCATGAGCAGAAATGGGCCTCCACATATATGGCTAAGGATGGTGGAAAGGAAAAGCGGAGGCCGGTGGTGGATCTTGACGGACCAGAAGAAAATGTTGTTGGAGAAGATGAGGATAGACCCGTCGGGGTAAAGGCTGCGAAAGGTGccagtaagaagaagaagagtggtcGAGATGAGGAGTTGTCTAAGCTACAAGGCGTTTTGGAACTTAAGGAAAAACTTTCTAGAAATAAAGTCCTTGATCGCTTGCTGGCCAAGAAAGAGCCATTGTCTGAGAtcgaaacaacactaaaaatgaaGCTTATGTCTGAAATGTTATGA
- the LOC106370903 gene encoding B3 domain-containing transcription factor NGA3, which produces MDLSLAPTSSDQEQDKDQELASNIGASSSSGTANNTNFPMMMIPPPEKEHMFDKVVTPSDVGKLNRLVIPKQHAERYFPLDSTNNQNGTLLNFQDRNGKMWRFRYSYWNSSQSYVMTKGWSRFVKEKKLDAGDIVSFQRGIGDESQRSKLYIDWRHRPDMSLVQTHQFGNYGFNFNFPTTSQYSNRFHPLPEYNSVPIHRSLNIGNHQRSYYNNQRQEFVGYGYGNLAYYTGSPLDQRSIVGSEPLVIESVPVVPGRLPPVMMLPPPLPPPPSTAGKRLRLFGVNMECGNDYDQHEESLLVPRGEMGASSSSALRFNLSNDHDDGDDDQFAKKGKSSFSLDFSP; this is translated from the coding sequence ATGGATCTATCCCTAGCTCCGACCAGCTCCGACCAAGAACAAGACAAAGACCAAGAGTTAGCCTCCAACATCGGAGCAAGCAGTAGCTCCGGCACCGCAAACAACACTAACTTCCCGATGATGATGATCCCGCCGCCGGAAAAAGAACACATGTTCGACAAAGTGGTAACACCAAGCGACGTCGGAAAACTCAACCGACTAGTAATCCCTAAACAACACGCGGAGAGGTATTTTCCACTAGACTCAACAAACAACCAAAACGGCACGCTGTTGAACTTCCAAGACAGAAACGGCAAGATGTGGAGGTTTCGTTACTCGTACTGGAACTCAAGCCAGAGCTACGTGATGACCAAAGGATGGAGCCGTTTCGTAAAAGAGAAAAAGCTCGACGCTGGAGACATCGTGTCTTTCCAACGAGGTATCGGAGATGAGTCCCAAAGATCTAAACTCTACATCGACTGGAGGCACAGACCGGACATGAGCCTAGTTCAAACACATCAGTTTGGTAATTACggtttcaatttcaattttccgACAACTTCTCAATATTCCAACAGATTTCATCCGTTGCCGGAATATAATTCTGTCCCTATTCATCGGAGCTTGAACATCGGAAACCACCAACGTTCTTATTATAACAATCAGCGTCAAGAGTTTGTAGGGTATGGTTATGGGAATTTAGCTTACTACACGGGGTCACCGTTGGATCAGAGAAGCATTGTTGGATCAGAGCCGTTGGTTATAGAGTCAGTCCCTGTAGTTCCCGGGAGATTACCTCCGGTGATGATGTTGCCACCGCCGCTTCCTCCGCCTCCTTCTACGGCGGGAAAGAGATTAAGGCTCTTTGGGGTGAATATGGAATGTGGTAACGACTATGATCAACATGAAGAGTCTTTGTTGGTGCCACGTGGAGAAATGggtgcttcttcttcgtcagcTCTCAGATTCAATTTATCGAATGAtcatgatgatggtgatgatgatcaATTTGCTAAGAAAGGGAAGTCTTCGTTTTCTCTAGATTTCAGTCCATGA
- the LOC106370073 gene encoding protein ARV 1: MERAMASEYRCVGCGFRVKSLFIQYSPGNIRLMKCGNCKEVADEYIECERMIIFIDLVLHRPKVYRHVLYNEINQETVNIQHLLWKLVFAYLLLDSYRSLLLRGTNEHSSLVLVTVKVLVDVLSTNLAFLFSFAIAAKGLLHEVSRKREILLGILISSYFKIFLLAMLVWEFPVSVIFIIDMLVLTSNSMALKVMTESTTSRCIAVCLIAHTVRFLVGQIIEPTTFFTQFGSLVYLSSLFRIL; encoded by the exons atggagagagcaATGGCGAGTGAATACAGATGCGTGGGATGTGGGTTCAGGGTTAAGTCATTGTTCATTCAATACTCTCCTGGCAACATTCGTCTAATGAAATGC GGAAACTGCAAGGAAGTCGCAGACGAATACATTGAGTGTGAACGCATG ATTATTTTCATCGATTTAGTCCTCCACAGACCTAAAGTATATAGGCACGTCCTCTACAATGAAATTAATCAAGAAACTGTTAATATTCAG CATCTGTTGTGGAAGTTGGTCTTTGCTTATCTTCTTCTAGACTCAT ATAGAAGCTTGCTACTGAGAGGAACTAATGAGCATTCGAGCTTGGTTCTTGTAACTGTGAAG GTTCTAGTCGACGTCCTGTCAACAAATCTTgcatttctcttctcttttgcCATTGCTGCTAAGGGTTTGCTACATGAAGTTTCCAG aaaaagagagattctttTGGGGATATTAATCTCAAGTTACTTCAAGATCTTTCTTCTAGCGATGCTG GTATGGGAGTTTCCAGTGTCAGTGATCTTCATTATAGATATGCTTGTCTTAACATCCAACTCCATGGCTCTTAAAG TGATGACTGAATCAACCACGAGCAGATGCATAGCTGTATGCTTAATCGCGCACACAGTTAGATTCTTGGTTGGTCAGATCATTGAGCCAACAACATTCTTCACACAGTTTGGATCTCTTGTATATCTATCTTCCTTGTTCAGAATTTTATGA
- the LOC106370074 gene encoding NAC domain-containing protein 1 isoform X1 gives MVEKPGFEFRPYDEELVGFYLRQKLLGNHSLVDGVIREIKICSLDPWDLRFQSKIKSRDPVWYFLSLIENNRGRQSRTTPSGSWKLTGDPVNVNDRWGNLTGFRGKIGYKRVLTFSKAKSSSSSVSEWVMHELHYTHTDLPEHKRTTYVICRLEYKGDDVNILSTPTFAPTMANSASSAVDQSLQGNSGHYNTLSEYDSGYQFNGNSDMQQSFQGYSEYFNPTSEYGLANQSNNWFSNLQQQQVPYSAPYQDDSDVWRQVVEEDWPSLIDERTCMRVDLIHHRPKKPVTGIFVGDSSDDDTDSTIGKGTWSSTDSVGSKDVPYHAPKDATPSLSTVEPLYNDSSDDDTDSTIGKGTWRSTDSVGSKDVPYHAPKYATPSLSTVEPLYNDEPQEQPKQLMLQLQGKQKVINKQKSECEWKRAEDSIKKAPSTYAVKQSWIVLEEISQRKSRWIYLKNIVGLLLFIIFIIGWIILLG, from the exons ATGGTGGAAAAGCCAGGGTTTGAGTTCCGTCCGTACGACGAGGAGCTCGTGGGTTTCTATCTCCGCCAGAAACTTCTCGGAAACCATAGTCTCGTCGACGGAGTCATCAGAGAGATCAAAATCTGCAGCTTAGATCCTTGGGACTtgcgct TTCAATCGAAGATCAAATCGAGAGATCCTGTTTGGTACTTCTTGTCCCTTATAGAAAACAACAGGGGTCGACAGAGCAGGACGACGCCTTCAGGGTCGTGGAAACTCACCGGAGACCCTGTGAATGTCAATGATCGGTGGGGTAACTTGACTGGTTTTCGAGGTAAGATTGGTTACAAGAGGGTTTTAACGTTCAGCAAGGCGAAAAGCAGCAGCAGCTCCGTATCCGAGTGGGTGATGCACGAGCTTCACTACACCCACACCGACTTGCCTGAACACAAG AGGACCACCTATGTCATCTGCAGACTAGAATATAAGGGTGACGACGTGAACATCCTCTCTACTCCCACTTTTGCTCCCACTATGGCCAATAGTGCAAGCTCTGCG GTGGACCAATCACTTCAAGGGAATTCTGGACATTACAACACTTTGTCCGAGTATGATTCAGGATATCAGTTTAATGGAAACTCTGACATGCAGCAATCATTTCAAGGATATTCAGAATATTTCAACCCTACCTCGGAGTATGGTTTGGCTAATCAAAGCAACAACTGGTTTAGCaacctacaacaacaacaagttcCTTACTCTGCCCCATATCAAGATGATTCTGATGTGTGGAGGCAGGTTGTTGAAGAAGACTGGCCCTCTTTGATAGATGAAAGGACATGTATGCGAGTGGATCTCATCCATCACCGCCCTAAAAAGCCTGTCACTGGGATTTTTGTCGGTGATAGCAGTGATGATGACACTGACTCAACG ATTGGGAAAGGTACTTGGAGCTCGACCGATAGCGTTGGTAGTAAAGATGTACCATACCATGCTCCTAAAGATGCTACTCCATCTTTAAGTACTGTTGAGCCTTTGTACAATGATAGCAGTGATGATGACACTGACTCAACG ATTGGGAAAGGTACTTGGAGATCGACCGATAGCGTTGGTAGTAAAGATGTACCATACCATGCTCCTAAATATGCTACTCCATCTTTAAGTACTGTTGAGCCTTTGTACAATGATGAGCCGCAAGAGCAACCAAAGCAGCTGATGTTGCAGTTGCAGGGCAAACAAAAG GTGATAAATAAGCAGAAAAGCGAATGCGAGTGGAAAAGGGCTGAAGACTCGATCAAGAAGGCTCCATCCACCTATGCAGTGAAGCAAAGCTGGATTGTTCTTGAGGAGATAAGTCAGAGGAAGTCACGGTGGATCTATCTCAAGAACATCGTTGGCCTCTTactgttcatcatcttcatcattggTTGGATTATTCTGCTTGGTTAG
- the LOC106370074 gene encoding NAC domain-containing protein 1 isoform X2, translating into MVEKPGFEFRPYDEELVGFYLRQKLLGNHSLVDGVIREIKICSLDPWDLRFQSKIKSRDPVWYFLSLIENNRGRQSRTTPSGSWKLTGDPVNVNDRWGNLTGFRGKIGYKRVLTFSKAKSSSSSVSEWVMHELHYTHTDLPEHKRTTYVICRLEYKGDDVNILSTPTFAPTMANSASSAVDQSLQGNSGHYNTLSEYDSGYQFNGNSDMQQSFQGYSEYFNPTSEYGLANQSNNWFSNLQQQQVPYSAPYQDDSDVWRQVVEEDWPSLIDERTCMRVDLIHHRPKKPVTGIFVGDSSDDDTDSTIGKGTWRSTDSVGSKDVPYHAPKYATPSLSTVEPLYNDEPQEQPKQLMLQLQGKQKVINKQKSECEWKRAEDSIKKAPSTYAVKQSWIVLEEISQRKSRWIYLKNIVGLLLFIIFIIGWIILLG; encoded by the exons ATGGTGGAAAAGCCAGGGTTTGAGTTCCGTCCGTACGACGAGGAGCTCGTGGGTTTCTATCTCCGCCAGAAACTTCTCGGAAACCATAGTCTCGTCGACGGAGTCATCAGAGAGATCAAAATCTGCAGCTTAGATCCTTGGGACTtgcgct TTCAATCGAAGATCAAATCGAGAGATCCTGTTTGGTACTTCTTGTCCCTTATAGAAAACAACAGGGGTCGACAGAGCAGGACGACGCCTTCAGGGTCGTGGAAACTCACCGGAGACCCTGTGAATGTCAATGATCGGTGGGGTAACTTGACTGGTTTTCGAGGTAAGATTGGTTACAAGAGGGTTTTAACGTTCAGCAAGGCGAAAAGCAGCAGCAGCTCCGTATCCGAGTGGGTGATGCACGAGCTTCACTACACCCACACCGACTTGCCTGAACACAAG AGGACCACCTATGTCATCTGCAGACTAGAATATAAGGGTGACGACGTGAACATCCTCTCTACTCCCACTTTTGCTCCCACTATGGCCAATAGTGCAAGCTCTGCG GTGGACCAATCACTTCAAGGGAATTCTGGACATTACAACACTTTGTCCGAGTATGATTCAGGATATCAGTTTAATGGAAACTCTGACATGCAGCAATCATTTCAAGGATATTCAGAATATTTCAACCCTACCTCGGAGTATGGTTTGGCTAATCAAAGCAACAACTGGTTTAGCaacctacaacaacaacaagttcCTTACTCTGCCCCATATCAAGATGATTCTGATGTGTGGAGGCAGGTTGTTGAAGAAGACTGGCCCTCTTTGATAGATGAAAGGACATGTATGCGAGTGGATCTCATCCATCACCGCCCTAAAAAGCCTGTCACTGGGATTTTTGTCGGTGATAGCAGTGATGATGACACTGACTCAACG ATTGGGAAAGGTACTTGGAGATCGACCGATAGCGTTGGTAGTAAAGATGTACCATACCATGCTCCTAAATATGCTACTCCATCTTTAAGTACTGTTGAGCCTTTGTACAATGATGAGCCGCAAGAGCAACCAAAGCAGCTGATGTTGCAGTTGCAGGGCAAACAAAAG GTGATAAATAAGCAGAAAAGCGAATGCGAGTGGAAAAGGGCTGAAGACTCGATCAAGAAGGCTCCATCCACCTATGCAGTGAAGCAAAGCTGGATTGTTCTTGAGGAGATAAGTCAGAGGAAGTCACGGTGGATCTATCTCAAGAACATCGTTGGCCTCTTactgttcatcatcttcatcattggTTGGATTATTCTGCTTGGTTAG